A portion of the Saccharomyces paradoxus chromosome XV, complete sequence genome contains these proteins:
- the SNC2 gene encoding SNAP receptor SNC2 (Vesicle membrane receptor protein (v-SNARE)~similar to YOR327C), which produces MSSSVPYDPYVPPEESASSANPNSQNKTAALRQEIDDTVGIMRDNINKVAERGERLTSIEDKADNLAISAQGFKRGANRVRKQMWWKDLKMRMCLFLVVIILLVVIIVPIVVHFS; this is translated from the coding sequence ATGTCGTCATCAGTGCCATACGATCCATATGTACCTCCAGAGGAGAGTGCCTCAAGTGCAAACCCGAATTCCCAGAACAAGACTGCTGCTTTGAGACAAGAGATCGATGATACGGTGGGAATAATGAGAGACAACATCAACAAGGTTGCTGAACGTGGTGAAAGATTAACCTCCATTGAGGACAAAGCAGATAATTTGGCTATCTCCGCACAAGGCTTCAAGAGAGGCGCCAACAGAGTCAGAAAGCAAATGTGGTGGAAGGATCTAAAAATGAGGATGTGTTTATTCTTGGTCGTTATTATCTTACTTGTGGTAATTATCGTCCCTATTGTCGTCCATTTCAGCTAA